AAATCCATTTTGGACCAAATGGGCCCTTGGTGCGTGGAACACCATGGGTCTAGTGGGCTTACtcaaaaagttttggaCAGTGACAAGACTAGAGAACAAGTAGAGGAGGAATTACTGCAGTTTATTAGAAAATACGTTCCTGAACCTCGTACTGGTGTACTTTCAGGGAATTCTATACATATGGACAGATTGTTCATGCTTAAAGATTTTCCTCGAGTACTTGAGCATCTGCACTATAGGATTGTTGATGTTAGTACTATAATGGAAGTTTCATATAGACACAACCCCGGTCTTGCATCTCAGCAACCTAAAAAATTAGGAGCCCACACCGCTAAGCAAGATATCTTGGAAAGCATTCAGCAGCTACGATGGTACATGGATAACTACTTCAAACCTCCAGAAGGGTCAGACACTTTGGACAAGAGAACAATTAGTGATGCAAATGGCGGAGATGGCAAGCAGTCAGAGGGCGAACCTGATTCCAAAAGAACTCGCCAGGAATAACTTGGCTTGTCATTTTCTgtacatatatacatacCTTTATCTTTACTCTTATCGGTCCGTCGGTATTATCCTTTATCTTATCAGGATCGGCCGGTGGATGCATGTATATATAAAGCGGAACCAACAGGAAACCAACCAAATTGAATATGCAACAAGAACTCATCAGGTACTCcaaggatgaaattgagTGTTGTTGATATTAGCAAGCCTGAAGAACAAATCTTAGAACCACTTTTAGAAGCCGCTACGAAGCAAGGGTTTCTTCTTATCGACGGGCATGCTTTTACACAATCAGAAGTTGATGAGTTGTTCACCATATCTGAAGGATTCTTTACCGGTACAGGTcagaatgaaaaattgaagtatccaattgatcaaagaaattttggataTTCCGGCTTTAATGTAGAAAACTTGAATCCTAACAAGAGCGTTGATTACAAGGAAGGCTTTAATTTTAGTCAAATTAATTTTGCTGATGGAATTGTAAACCAAACACCTAATTACGAGTTGAACCAATTCGATTCTACCAACCCTTTACCACCGTTTTTCTCAGAACGTCTGGACTTTTTGAGcaaaattattatcaaaCTGCATGCACAGGCAAGACGCATCATCCAACTCTTGAGCATGGCAATGGGTGTAGAAGAtgtcaatttctttctGAAAAGGTTTGAACCTAGTAAACCATCACCAAGCACTTTTAGAATGTTACACTATCCTTTAGTGAGATCTAATTCCTCAGGTAAGGCTGATCCCCACGTTCGGGCGGGAGCTCACACCGATTACGGAGCATTAACGcttcttttccaaagaaaaggTGAACAAGGTTTACAGTTGCAGCTGGATGGATGCAGTTGGACTGATGTTGAGTTTGTACCTACTAAACATAAGGGCATGGCACCGCCACTAGTAATTAATTTTGGTGACATGATGTCTTACTGGACAAATGGTGTTTTGAAAAGTACTATGCATCGGGTGAGATTTGAACCGGGGCAAACAAGAGATTCAGATCGTTACTCAATggtcttcttctttgaaccTACAGTAACTACGAAATTAATCCCAGTGCCATGTGAAATGGTGCAGACTCAAAAAGGACAGACAGTCGCTAGACCGGAAATGACTTCGCTGGAGTATTtgcaaaagaaattggagTCAACCTATAGCTATAGGTAACTGTTGCAAGGAAGAAATAAGATAGCAAAAAGGTCCTACCCGGATTCGAACCGGGGTTGTTCGGATCAGAACCGAAAGTGATAACCACTACACTATAAGACCAACGTGTGTTGGGACAAATGGGAATAGCATCTAACCACATTCACCCAAACCCATCAGATGATACTAAGTGACTATACCCCAATTTAATGCAG
The genomic region above belongs to Zygosaccharomyces rouxii strain CBS732 chromosome F complete sequence and contains:
- the REX2 gene encoding Rex2p (similar to uniprot|P54964 Saccharomyces cerevisiae YLR059C REX2 RNA exonuclease required for U4 snRNA maturation functions redundantly with Rnh70p in 5.8S rRNA maturation and with Rnh70p and Rex3p in processing of U5 snRNA and RNase P RNA member of RNase D family of exonucleases), with protein sequence MFSILCGARTVSKRYLGSLYRPFNPYLSKMSEKRSIWKPLVWVDCEMTGLDHNSDRIIEICCIITDGHLSVVDNNCYESVIHCDKSILDQMGPWCVEHHGSSGLTQKVLDSDKTREQVEEELLQFIRKYVPEPRTGVLSGNSIHMDRLFMLKDFPRVLEHLHYRIVDVSTIMEVSYRHNPGLASQQPKKLGAHTAKQDILESIQQLRWYMDNYFKPPEGSDTLDKRTISDANGGDGKQSEGEPDSKRTRQE
- a CDS encoding uncharacterized protein (conserved hypothetical protein), with the protein product MKLSVVDISKPEEQILEPLLEAATKQGFLLIDGHAFTQSEVDELFTISEGFFTGTGQNEKLKYPIDQRNFGYSGFNVENLNPNKSVDYKEGFNFSQINFADGIVNQTPNYELNQFDSTNPLPPFFSERLDFLSKIIIKLHAQARRIIQLLSMAMGVEDVNFFLKRFEPSKPSPSTFRMLHYPLVRSNSSGKADPHVRAGAHTDYGALTLLFQRKGEQGLQLQLDGCSWTDVEFVPTKHKGMAPPLVINFGDMMSYWTNGVLKSTMHRVRFEPGQTRDSDRYSMVFFFEPTVTTKLIPVPCEMVQTQKGQTVARPEMTSLEYLQKKLESTYSYR